One window of Methylococcus sp. EFPC2 genomic DNA carries:
- a CDS encoding efflux RND transporter permease subunit — MLKILIEYCVHRRLAAIVVTALIAAVGIHAYLDTPIEAYPDVTNTQVTVIALHPGYAPEEVERQVTVPLERVLNGTPDMLQMRSQSLFGLSLITITFEDDVDSFHSRTLISERITGAELPAGVTPVLAPDYTPLGEIYKFVVVSDRHSLYELRSEMEWNVSRALRQVQGVADVLTFGGYYKEIHVEIDPVRLESFGLTLDEVNQAIASANRNVGAGFLRHGDQQMVVRGVGFLANPEDVKNIALKSTGGTPVTVGDVARLVQAYTPRQGTVGMDDQKEAVEGIVLLRRGQNPSRVLDAVHRKVDELNKSILPAGMKIVPFLDRTELVHNTLHTVYDNLLHGFLLVVGVVWLFLRSVRGSLIVALVIPLSLLIAFTGLYQMGLPANLISMGAIDFGIILDGAVVLMENVIHQATHEKPESSRDMVKLIVTAAFDVAKPTFYAMLIIIAALLPVFTLERVEGRIFRPLALTYSFALVGGLVFALTLVPALCAALIHPKHAVIEEPGFLVRIRKIYRRLLDRFLRRRALVMASALVLLALGGVAGSRLGTEFLPELDEGDVHVFVEMPASIALAKGQDILVDMRERLLQFPEVKSILSQQGRSEDGTDNEGVNMSETFVHLKPRDQWREGWHKDRLVDAMRESLAVIPGVRFNFSQPIKDNVEEAVSGVRGKVVLKIYGTDLEKMRATLEEAKAMLKSVPGVIELDLYRESRVPQLQIELNRPALARHGVSVDAAQDTLETAMAGRVVTELWQNERAVPIRVILPGTERSDAEQIANLMVPTPSGARIPLREIADLRVTGGRTSIEREANRRFLALKFNVEGRDLGSVVHDAMAVVEAKVKAPEGHFFVWGGEFENQQRAMARLGVVIPVAVIIVLGLLYSALQSARSAFAILLSTPFAMTGGLFVLFLAGIPLSVSATIGFIALLGQVSLMGLLVLSATEQRRHAGRALNEAIVEGATERLRPVLMASMLALLGLLPMAVSTGIGSETQQPFAVVIVGGMFTTFFVAMFVLPVIYSYITPKRLISPEEADELLE; from the coding sequence ATGCTGAAAATCCTGATCGAATATTGCGTGCACCGACGCCTGGCCGCCATCGTCGTCACCGCGCTGATCGCCGCCGTCGGCATCCACGCCTATCTGGATACCCCGATCGAGGCCTATCCGGACGTCACCAACACCCAGGTCACGGTGATCGCCCTGCATCCGGGCTATGCCCCGGAGGAGGTGGAGCGGCAAGTCACCGTGCCCCTCGAGCGCGTGCTGAACGGCACGCCCGACATGCTGCAGATGCGCAGCCAAAGCCTGTTCGGACTGTCGCTCATCACCATCACCTTCGAAGACGACGTCGACAGCTTCCATTCGCGCACCCTGATTTCCGAGCGCATCACCGGAGCCGAGCTGCCCGCAGGCGTGACGCCGGTACTGGCGCCCGATTACACGCCGCTCGGCGAGATCTACAAATTCGTCGTGGTGAGCGACCGCCATTCGCTCTACGAACTGCGTTCGGAAATGGAATGGAACGTTTCGCGGGCCTTGCGTCAGGTGCAGGGGGTGGCCGACGTCCTGACCTTCGGCGGCTACTACAAGGAAATCCATGTCGAAATCGATCCGGTCCGCCTGGAGTCCTTCGGCCTGACTCTGGACGAGGTGAACCAGGCCATCGCCAGCGCCAACCGCAACGTCGGCGCCGGATTCCTACGCCACGGCGACCAGCAGATGGTGGTGCGCGGCGTCGGCTTTCTCGCCAACCCCGAAGATGTCAAGAACATCGCGCTGAAAAGCACCGGCGGAACCCCGGTCACGGTGGGCGACGTGGCCCGCCTGGTGCAGGCTTACACGCCGCGCCAGGGCACGGTCGGCATGGACGATCAGAAGGAGGCCGTGGAGGGCATCGTGCTGCTGCGGCGCGGGCAGAATCCCTCGCGCGTGCTGGACGCCGTGCATCGGAAAGTGGATGAGCTGAACAAGAGCATACTGCCGGCGGGCATGAAGATCGTGCCCTTCCTGGACCGCACGGAACTCGTTCACAACACCTTGCATACGGTATACGACAACCTGCTGCACGGTTTCCTGCTGGTCGTCGGCGTGGTCTGGCTATTCCTGCGCAGCGTGCGCGGTTCGCTGATCGTCGCCCTGGTGATACCCCTGTCGCTGTTGATCGCCTTCACTGGCCTTTATCAGATGGGGCTGCCGGCCAATCTGATTTCCATGGGCGCCATCGACTTCGGCATCATCCTCGACGGCGCGGTGGTGCTGATGGAAAACGTCATCCACCAGGCCACCCACGAGAAGCCCGAGTCCAGCCGCGACATGGTCAAGCTGATCGTCACGGCGGCGTTCGACGTCGCCAAGCCAACCTTCTACGCCATGCTCATCATCATCGCCGCGCTGCTGCCGGTATTTACGCTGGAGCGGGTCGAGGGCCGCATCTTCCGGCCCCTCGCCCTGACTTACAGCTTCGCGCTGGTGGGCGGACTGGTGTTCGCCTTGACCCTAGTGCCGGCGCTGTGCGCCGCGCTGATACATCCCAAGCACGCGGTCATCGAGGAGCCCGGTTTTTTGGTGCGGATACGCAAGATTTACCGCCGCCTGCTGGATCGGTTTCTGCGCCGGCGTGCCCTGGTGATGGCCTCCGCCCTGGTGCTGCTGGCCTTGGGCGGCGTGGCGGGCAGCCGGCTGGGCACCGAATTCCTGCCGGAACTGGACGAGGGCGACGTGCACGTGTTCGTCGAAATGCCGGCCAGCATCGCACTGGCCAAGGGCCAGGACATTTTGGTCGATATGCGCGAGCGCCTGCTGCAATTCCCCGAGGTCAAGAGCATACTCAGCCAGCAGGGGCGCTCCGAGGACGGCACGGACAACGAGGGCGTGAACATGAGCGAAACCTTCGTGCACCTCAAGCCGCGCGACCAATGGCGCGAAGGCTGGCACAAGGACAGGCTGGTGGATGCCATGCGCGAATCTTTGGCGGTGATCCCCGGGGTGCGCTTCAATTTCTCGCAGCCCATCAAGGACAATGTGGAAGAAGCCGTGAGCGGCGTGCGCGGCAAGGTCGTGCTGAAAATCTACGGCACCGATCTGGAGAAGATGCGCGCCACCCTGGAAGAAGCCAAGGCGATGCTCAAAAGCGTTCCGGGCGTCATCGAGCTGGATCTCTACCGTGAATCCCGCGTCCCACAGCTGCAAATCGAGCTGAACCGGCCGGCCCTGGCTCGCCACGGCGTCTCGGTGGATGCCGCGCAAGACACTCTGGAAACCGCCATGGCGGGGCGAGTCGTCACGGAACTGTGGCAGAACGAGCGGGCCGTGCCGATCCGGGTGATCTTGCCCGGCACCGAACGCAGCGACGCGGAACAGATCGCCAATCTGATGGTCCCCACGCCGTCCGGCGCCCGCATTCCCTTGCGCGAAATCGCCGATCTGCGGGTCACGGGCGGCCGGACCTCGATCGAGCGCGAAGCCAACCGTCGCTTCCTCGCGTTGAAGTTCAACGTCGAGGGACGCGATCTGGGTTCGGTGGTGCATGATGCCATGGCGGTCGTCGAGGCCAAGGTCAAGGCGCCCGAAGGGCACTTCTTCGTCTGGGGCGGCGAATTCGAGAACCAGCAACGCGCCATGGCCCGCCTGGGCGTGGTGATTCCGGTCGCCGTCATCATCGTTCTGGGTCTGCTCTACAGCGCCCTGCAATCGGCCCGCAGCGCCTTCGCCATCCTGCTTTCCACGCCCTTCGCCATGACCGGCGGATTGTTCGTCCTGTTCCTGGCGGGCATCCCGCTGTCGGTCAGCGCCACCATCGGATTCATCGCCCTGTTGGGCCAGGTGTCGCTGATGGGGCTGCTGGTGCTCAGCGCCACGGAGCAGCGTCGTCACGCCGGCCGCGCCCTCAACGAGGCCATCGTCGAAGGCGCCACGGAACGTTTGCGGCCGGTATTGATGGCCTCCATGCTGGCACTGCTCGGCCTGCTGCCCATGGCCGTTTCCACCGGCATCGGCAGCGAAACCCAGCAGCCCTTCGCCGTGGTGATCGTCGGGGGCATGTTCACCACCTTCTTCGTGGCCATGTTCGTGCTGCCCGTCATCTATTCCTACATCACGCCCAAACGGCTGATATCGCCCGAAGAAGCCGACGAATTACTGGAATGA
- a CDS encoding TolC family protein, which translates to MPRSLLRLRPLALGLLLVGTCAVADDLAKASLPQSVTIQQLLQIAREQSPRVAATRAQIGTARAEIVAAGVLPNPRITYGRYQLLSQKNTMYDGNVQQEYTLEVPVQIAGQRGARVEAAEKRVAKTEAEVEADFAELTRNVWTLFIKLLVGRERVAILEQAAQDLNYLRTLVAGREQAGSASPYDVLRMSVEAQSVETRLDSARADLAATGGELGMLLGFPDWKPDALGTLAPIGIAADSRRLWEEAEHSNPELVAAQRAEQAADAGLEQARRERWPTPSILLGSAFTNRPYGNAFFAGVSVELPLFDRGQGGMARAAAEKQTVLLERDLLRAKTRTELDRAVELLARRRASLDKFEREVLGRLPDLKQMAESAYRLGKGTLLELLDAARSRTDIRLSHVELIQAETEAELDALKASGLLVSTLESGKAQN; encoded by the coding sequence ATGCCGAGATCACTCCTCCGATTACGCCCGCTGGCGCTGGGCCTGCTGTTGGTCGGCACTTGCGCAGTCGCCGACGACCTGGCCAAAGCCAGCCTGCCGCAGTCCGTAACCATCCAGCAGTTGCTGCAAATCGCCCGCGAACAGAGTCCGCGGGTCGCCGCCACCCGCGCGCAGATCGGGACCGCCCGGGCCGAAATCGTCGCCGCCGGCGTGCTGCCCAATCCGCGCATCACCTATGGGCGTTACCAGTTGCTCAGCCAGAAGAACACGATGTACGACGGCAACGTGCAGCAGGAATACACCCTGGAAGTGCCGGTACAGATCGCGGGTCAGCGCGGAGCCCGGGTCGAGGCGGCGGAAAAGCGCGTGGCCAAGACGGAAGCCGAAGTCGAGGCCGATTTCGCCGAACTGACCCGTAATGTCTGGACGCTGTTCATCAAGCTGCTGGTCGGGCGCGAGCGCGTCGCCATACTGGAGCAGGCTGCGCAGGACTTGAACTATCTGCGCACCCTGGTCGCCGGACGCGAACAGGCCGGCAGCGCCAGCCCTTACGACGTGTTGCGCATGAGCGTGGAGGCGCAATCGGTGGAAACCCGGCTGGACAGTGCGCGCGCGGATCTCGCCGCGACCGGTGGCGAACTGGGCATGCTGCTGGGATTCCCCGACTGGAAGCCGGACGCGCTCGGCACGCTGGCCCCCATAGGTATCGCGGCGGACTCCCGCCGCCTGTGGGAGGAGGCGGAACACAGCAACCCCGAGCTGGTCGCAGCGCAGCGCGCGGAGCAGGCCGCCGATGCCGGACTGGAGCAGGCCCGCCGGGAGCGCTGGCCGACGCCTTCGATCCTGCTGGGCAGTGCATTCACCAATCGCCCTTACGGCAACGCGTTCTTCGCCGGCGTTTCCGTCGAACTGCCCCTGTTCGACCGCGGACAGGGCGGCATGGCGCGCGCGGCGGCGGAAAAGCAGACGGTGCTGCTGGAGCGGGATCTGCTGCGTGCGAAGACCCGCACGGAGCTGGACCGGGCGGTCGAGCTTTTGGCGCGTCGTCGCGCGTCTCTCGACAAGTTCGAGCGGGAAGTGCTGGGGAGGCTGCCCGATCTTAAACAAATGGCGGAGAGCGCTTACCGGCTGGGCAAGGGCACCCTGCTGGAGCTGCTCGACGCCGCCCGCTCGCGCACCGACATCCGGCTCAGCCATGTGGAATTGATCCAGGCCGAAACCGAGGCCGAGCTGGATGCATTGAAAGCATCGGGTTTACTGGTGTCCACCCTGGAAAGCGGCAAAGCGCAAAATTGA
- a CDS encoding RNA methyltransferase, with protein MTHDRGEKKTARALATTFDKIAGLSAISALFEREPERALRLYYAEELKHEAGPFCAQMARMHRPYRLVGDEELTRIAGTVLHGGIVVAAAPKEVIDVDWAEVSRWAQQGKPLLVLDGVGNPHNLGAIARTLAFFGHERLLVSDHPAQAGLSDAAYRIAEGGLEAVTLYRLAHLPQALKRLQTHYRIVGSALSPTAAPIDDIPPDPRPTLLVLGNEEHGVPPQTLAACELVATIPGSGTVQSLNVSASAAILIYALMRS; from the coding sequence GTGACGCACGACCGAGGCGAGAAAAAAACGGCGCGCGCGCTAGCCACAACATTCGACAAGATTGCCGGCTTGTCGGCGATATCCGCCTTGTTCGAGCGTGAGCCCGAACGAGCCCTCAGGCTCTATTACGCCGAAGAACTGAAGCATGAGGCCGGCCCGTTTTGCGCCCAGATGGCCCGCATGCACAGGCCTTACCGGCTGGTCGGCGACGAGGAACTCACCCGCATCGCCGGTACGGTACTGCATGGCGGCATCGTAGTCGCCGCCGCTCCCAAGGAAGTGATCGACGTCGACTGGGCCGAAGTCAGCCGCTGGGCGCAGCAAGGAAAGCCGCTGCTCGTGCTCGACGGTGTCGGCAATCCCCACAACCTCGGCGCCATCGCCCGCACCCTGGCCTTCTTCGGCCACGAGCGCCTGCTGGTTTCAGACCATCCCGCCCAGGCCGGCCTTTCCGACGCCGCTTACCGCATTGCGGAAGGCGGGCTGGAGGCGGTGACCCTCTATCGACTCGCGCATCTGCCCCAGGCCTTGAAACGTCTGCAAACCCACTACCGGATCGTGGGTTCCGCGCTGTCGCCCACCGCGGCGCCCATCGACGACATCCCCCCCGACCCTCGCCCGACCTTGCTGGTGCTGGGCAACGAAGAACACGGCGTCCCGCCGCAAACCCTGGCGGCCTGCGAACTCGTCGCCACCATACCCGGCAGTGGCACCGTGCAATCGCTCAATGTCTCGGCCAGCGCGGCCATATTGATCTATGCGTTGATGCGGTCCTAG